The Sphingopyxis fribergensis genome contains a region encoding:
- a CDS encoding beta-ketoacyl-ACP synthase III: MSHSPQPVISSTGLFTPAERISNEELVASFNAYVALHNRKNADAIAAGEIAELAESSVEFIEKASGIGSRFVVDKAGILDPEHMAPRIAERSNEELSILAEIGVLAAKDALARAGRDAGEVDAVLCAASNMQRPYPAMAVEIQDALGIDGFGFDMNVACSSATFGIQTAADYIRAGHAKSVLVVNPEICSGHLNWRDRDSHFIFGDVATAILVEDKHIAPAGHWDILGTKLKTQFSNNIRNNFGFLNRGHGGIDQSGPKSDKLFVQEGRKVFKEVVPWVAHLIVEQMEVLNLKGSDMRRLWLHQANTNMNRLIAQRVLGHEASEDESPTVLDTYGNTSSAGSIIAFHLNHEDMVAGDTGLICSFGAGYSAGTVFVRKT; encoded by the coding sequence ATGTCGCATTCACCGCAGCCGGTCATTTCGTCGACCGGCCTCTTCACCCCCGCCGAACGCATCTCCAACGAAGAACTTGTCGCCAGTTTTAACGCTTATGTTGCGCTGCACAATAGGAAAAATGCAGACGCCATCGCGGCGGGCGAAATTGCCGAACTCGCGGAATCGAGCGTCGAGTTTATCGAAAAGGCGAGCGGCATCGGGTCGCGCTTCGTCGTCGACAAGGCGGGCATCCTCGACCCCGAGCATATGGCGCCGCGCATCGCGGAGCGGAGCAATGAGGAGCTGTCGATCCTTGCCGAAATCGGCGTTTTGGCAGCGAAGGATGCGCTCGCGCGCGCAGGGCGCGATGCGGGCGAGGTCGACGCCGTGCTATGCGCCGCGTCGAATATGCAGCGCCCCTATCCCGCGATGGCGGTCGAAATTCAGGACGCGCTCGGCATCGACGGCTTCGGTTTCGACATGAATGTCGCCTGCTCGTCGGCGACCTTCGGCATCCAGACCGCCGCGGACTATATCCGCGCGGGGCATGCGAAGAGCGTGCTGGTGGTGAACCCCGAAATCTGTTCGGGGCACCTCAACTGGCGCGACCGCGACAGCCATTTCATCTTCGGCGACGTCGCGACCGCGATCCTCGTCGAGGACAAGCATATCGCGCCGGCCGGGCATTGGGATATCCTCGGCACCAAGCTGAAGACGCAGTTCAGCAATAACATCCGCAACAATTTCGGCTTCCTCAACCGCGGACATGGCGGGATCGACCAGTCGGGACCGAAGAGCGACAAGCTGTTCGTCCAGGAAGGGCGCAAGGTGTTCAAGGAAGTCGTGCCGTGGGTCGCCCATCTGATCGTCGAACAGATGGAGGTGCTGAACCTTAAAGGCAGCGACATGCGCCGTCTGTGGCTACATCAGGCAAACACCAACATGAACCGGCTGATCGCTCAGCGCGTGCTGGGGCATGAGGCGAGCGAGGATGAAAGCCCGACGGTGCTCGACACCTATGGCAATACGTCGAGCGCGGGGTCGATCATCGCCTTTCACCTGAACCATGAAGATATGGTCGCGGGCGATACCGGGCTGATCTGTTCGTTCGGCGCGGGCTATAGCGCAGGGACGGTGTTCGTGCGGAAGACGTGA
- a CDS encoding sulfite exporter TauE/SafE family protein has product MIDFASIDFTALMPFILIGFAAQLVDGALGMAFGVICNTLLVAVLGVPPATASARIHVVEIFTTGASGLSHLFHRNIDWPLFWRLLIPGVIGGVLGAYVLSSLHADVVKPFVLGYLVLIGVWLLIRGLLYPPKIAKPKIVAPLAVVGGFLDAAGGGGWGPVVTSNLLVQGGEPRKVIGTVNSVEFFLALAVSAAFIWNLGFAEILGPTLGLIIGGVAAAPLGAMMAKRFSPKVMLVMVGIVLTATSAFGLYRALV; this is encoded by the coding sequence ATGATCGATTTCGCGTCTATCGATTTTACGGCGTTGATGCCTTTCATCCTCATCGGCTTCGCGGCGCAGCTGGTCGATGGCGCGCTCGGCATGGCGTTCGGCGTTATCTGCAACACCCTGCTCGTCGCCGTACTGGGCGTCCCGCCCGCAACGGCGTCGGCGCGCATCCATGTCGTCGAAATCTTCACCACCGGCGCATCGGGGCTCAGCCATTTATTCCATCGCAACATCGACTGGCCGCTGTTTTGGCGGCTGTTGATCCCGGGGGTCATCGGCGGCGTTCTGGGCGCCTATGTCCTCTCGTCGCTTCACGCCGACGTCGTGAAGCCTTTTGTCCTCGGCTATCTGGTGCTGATCGGCGTGTGGCTGCTCATTCGCGGCCTGCTCTATCCCCCCAAGATAGCAAAACCCAAGATCGTCGCGCCCCTCGCGGTCGTCGGCGGCTTCCTCGACGCGGCGGGCGGCGGCGGCTGGGGTCCGGTCGTGACCTCGAACCTGCTCGTCCAAGGCGGCGAACCGCGCAAGGTGATCGGCACGGTCAACAGCGTCGAATTCTTCCTCGCCCTCGCGGTGTCGGCTGCGTTCATCTGGAACCTCGGCTTTGCCGAGATCTTGGGGCCCACGCTGGGGCTGATCATCGGCGGTGTGGCGGCCGCACCGCTCGGCGCCATGATGGCCAAGCGCTTCTCGCCGAAAGTGATGTTGGTCATGGTCGGCATCGTGCTGACCGCGACCAGCGCGTTCGGGCTGTATCGGGCGCTGGTGTAA
- a CDS encoding LysR family transcriptional regulator, giving the protein MKQDLTIPHGVLDGIEAFLRVAERRSFSAAAVDLGVSPSAISQIIKGLEARVGAPLFMRTTRSVGLTQAGEMFLERAAPAYAGLGDAYEAARNLGNRPAGRLRINLMRGAVQPLFEPIIAGFCETYPEIELEIYAEDALADLSAGGFDAGVRMGESLDADVIAVRLTGPFRFVAVATPGYLEKHGRPESPDELRNHRCVRMRLGSGALMPWTFEKGNREIEVGVTGPVIVNDFTAMMVAVHAGVAMGMTAEPVVKAQVAAGALELVLGDFACSTSGLFLYYPSRKQVMPKLRAFIDYVRDYLPDDVTG; this is encoded by the coding sequence TTGAAGCAGGATTTAACAATCCCCCATGGGGTGCTCGACGGGATCGAAGCTTTCCTGCGTGTCGCGGAACGGCGGAGCTTTTCCGCCGCCGCGGTCGACCTTGGCGTTTCTCCGTCCGCGATCAGCCAGATCATAAAGGGGCTGGAAGCGCGCGTCGGCGCGCCGTTGTTCATGCGAACCACGCGCAGCGTCGGGCTGACGCAGGCGGGCGAAATGTTCCTCGAGCGCGCCGCGCCTGCCTATGCGGGCCTCGGCGACGCCTACGAAGCCGCGCGCAATCTCGGCAACCGGCCCGCAGGGCGGCTCCGCATCAACCTGATGCGCGGCGCGGTGCAGCCCTTGTTCGAACCGATCATCGCCGGCTTTTGCGAAACCTATCCCGAGATCGAACTCGAAATCTATGCCGAGGATGCGCTCGCCGACCTTAGCGCCGGCGGTTTCGACGCCGGGGTGCGGATGGGCGAATCGCTCGACGCCGATGTGATCGCCGTCCGCCTGACCGGCCCGTTCCGCTTCGTCGCCGTCGCGACCCCGGGCTATCTGGAAAAGCACGGGCGTCCGGAAAGCCCCGACGAACTGCGCAACCATCGCTGCGTGCGCATGCGCCTGGGAAGCGGCGCGCTGATGCCCTGGACGTTCGAGAAGGGGAATCGCGAGATCGAGGTCGGGGTGACGGGTCCGGTGATCGTCAACGACTTTACCGCGATGATGGTCGCCGTTCACGCCGGCGTCGCGATGGGCATGACCGCCGAGCCGGTGGTCAAGGCACAGGTCGCCGCGGGCGCGCTCGAACTGGTGCTGGGGGATTTTGCCTGCTCGACCTCGGGTCTGTTCCTTTATTATCCCAGCCGCAAGCAGGTGATGCCTAAATTGCGCGCTTTCATAGACTATGTGCGCGATTACCTGCCCGACGACGTGACGGGCTAG
- a CDS encoding alpha/beta fold hydrolase codes for MSFIKTTDGTEIFYKDWGPKDATPIVFHHGWPLSADDWDNQMMFFLEKGFRVIAHDRRGHGRSSQTWTGNDMDTYAADVAELTDALDLKDAIHIGHSTGGGEAVHYVARAKPGRVAKAVIIGAVPPVMVQSDKNPGGLPITAFDELRAAQNANRSQFFHDLAAGPFYGYNRPGAKISEATIHNWWRQGMMGGAKAHYDCIKAFSETDFTDDLKAIDVPVLVMHGTDDQIVPYADSGPLSAKLLKNGTLKSYDGFPHGMCTTHPEVINPDILAFIQG; via the coding sequence ATGAGCTTCATCAAAACCACCGACGGCACCGAAATCTTCTACAAGGATTGGGGCCCGAAGGACGCCACCCCCATCGTCTTCCACCACGGCTGGCCGCTTTCGGCCGACGATTGGGATAACCAGATGATGTTCTTCCTCGAAAAGGGCTTTCGCGTCATCGCGCACGACCGCCGCGGCCACGGCCGATCGAGCCAAACCTGGACCGGCAACGACATGGACACCTATGCAGCCGATGTCGCCGAACTGACCGACGCGCTCGACCTCAAGGACGCGATTCACATCGGCCATTCGACCGGCGGCGGTGAGGCCGTCCATTATGTCGCGCGCGCCAAGCCGGGCCGCGTCGCCAAGGCGGTGATTATCGGTGCGGTGCCGCCGGTGATGGTCCAGTCCGACAAAAATCCCGGCGGCCTGCCGATCACAGCCTTCGACGAGCTGCGCGCCGCACAGAATGCCAACCGGTCGCAATTCTTTCACGATCTCGCTGCTGGCCCCTTTTACGGTTACAACCGCCCGGGCGCCAAGATTTCGGAGGCCACGATTCACAACTGGTGGCGTCAGGGCATGATGGGCGGTGCCAAGGCGCACTACGACTGCATTAAGGCCTTTTCGGAAACCGACTTCACCGACGATCTGAAAGCCATCGACGTGCCCGTGCTGGTGATGCACGGCACCGACGACCAGATCGTCCCCTATGCCGATTCGGGCCCGCTTTCGGCCAAGCTGCTGAAGAACGGCACGCTCAAAAGCTATGACGGCTTCCCGCACGGCATGTGCACGACGCATCCCGAAGTCATCAATCCCGACATCCTCGCCTTTATCCAGGGCTGA
- the trmB gene encoding tRNA (guanine(46)-N(7))-methyltransferase TrmB, translating to MTAYKPGDPTTINRLYGRSKGKPLRAGQQDLVDTLLPQIAVPAEGEVTAEALFGYDRPLHFEIGFGGGEHMAGRADMLPDHGFIGAEPFLNGVAQALVHVAGDHGERLPLGNVRIYFGDALEVLRRIPDGALSFAYLLHPDPWPKARHAKRRMMNDGPLDLIAAKLKPGGEFRFGTDHPIYLQHALMVMRRHRHQFEWLAQDSRDFQLRPGGWPETRYEAKARTLGHEVWYFRYRRI from the coding sequence ATGACTGCTTACAAACCCGGCGACCCGACCACGATCAACCGCCTCTATGGCCGTTCGAAGGGCAAGCCTTTGCGCGCGGGCCAGCAGGATCTGGTCGATACCTTGCTGCCGCAAATCGCGGTGCCCGCCGAAGGCGAGGTCACCGCCGAAGCGCTGTTCGGTTACGACCGGCCGCTGCATTTCGAGATCGGCTTTGGCGGCGGCGAGCATATGGCAGGGCGCGCCGACATGCTGCCCGACCATGGCTTCATCGGCGCCGAACCTTTCCTCAACGGGGTTGCGCAGGCGCTGGTCCATGTCGCGGGCGATCATGGCGAGCGGCTGCCGCTGGGCAATGTCCGCATATATTTCGGCGATGCGCTGGAGGTGCTGCGGCGCATCCCCGACGGGGCGCTGAGCTTCGCCTATCTGCTCCACCCCGACCCCTGGCCCAAGGCGCGCCATGCCAAGCGCCGGATGATGAACGACGGGCCGCTCGACCTGATTGCGGCAAAACTGAAACCCGGCGGCGAATTCCGTTTCGGCACCGACCACCCGATCTACCTTCAGCACGCGCTAATGGTCATGCGCCGCCACCGCCATCAGTTCGAATGGCTGGCGCAGGATTCGAGGGATTTCCAGCTCCGCCCCGGCGGCTGGCCCGAAACGCGCTACGAAGCCAAGGCGCGCACGCTTGGACATGAAGTCTGGTATTTCCGCTACCGGCGGATCTAG
- the metK gene encoding methionine adenosyltransferase produces the protein MRNSFLFTSESVSEGHPDKVSDQISDSIVDLFLSKDPEARIACETLTTTQLVVLAGEIRCKGVFENDEWAPGALEEIEATVRNTVREIGYEQEGFHWKSFRFENNLHGQSAHIAQGVDESGDKDEGAGDQGIMFGYASDETPDLMPATLDYSHKILERMAADRKAGIAPFLEPDTKSQVTLRYANERPVEATAIVVSTQHAPGYYFHNGEGDEAKYTELRKYVLGVIADVLPAELLTANTVYHINPTGRFEIGGPDGDAGLTGRKIIVDTYGGASPHGGGAFSGKDPTKVDRSAAYITRYLAKNIVAAGLARRCTIQLSYAIGVAEPLSIYVDLHGTGTVDEGKIEAVIPQLVRLTPKGIRTHLGLNKPIYKQTAAYGHFGRTSEGDSFPWERTDLVDKLKAALAD, from the coding sequence ATGCGCAACAGCTTCCTCTTCACCTCCGAAAGCGTGTCCGAAGGACATCCCGATAAGGTGTCGGACCAGATCAGCGATTCGATCGTCGACCTGTTCCTGTCGAAGGACCCCGAAGCCCGTATCGCGTGCGAGACGCTGACCACGACCCAACTCGTCGTGCTCGCCGGTGAAATCCGCTGCAAGGGCGTGTTCGAGAATGACGAATGGGCTCCCGGCGCGCTCGAGGAAATCGAAGCGACCGTGCGCAACACGGTGCGCGAGATCGGCTATGAGCAGGAAGGCTTTCACTGGAAGAGCTTCCGCTTTGAAAACAACCTCCACGGCCAGTCGGCACATATCGCGCAGGGCGTCGACGAAAGCGGCGACAAGGACGAAGGCGCGGGCGACCAGGGCATCATGTTCGGCTATGCGTCGGACGAAACGCCCGATCTGATGCCCGCGACGCTCGATTACAGCCACAAGATCCTCGAGCGCATGGCGGCCGACCGCAAGGCTGGCATCGCGCCCTTCCTCGAACCCGACACCAAGAGCCAGGTCACGCTGCGTTACGCCAACGAGCGCCCGGTCGAGGCGACCGCGATCGTCGTATCGACCCAGCATGCGCCGGGCTATTATTTCCACAATGGTGAAGGCGACGAAGCGAAATATACCGAGCTGCGCAAATATGTCCTCGGCGTGATCGCCGACGTGCTGCCCGCCGAGCTGCTGACCGCGAACACTGTCTATCACATCAACCCGACCGGGCGTTTCGAGATCGGTGGCCCCGACGGCGACGCCGGGCTGACCGGCCGCAAGATCATCGTCGATACCTATGGCGGCGCCAGCCCGCACGGCGGCGGCGCGTTCAGCGGCAAGGATCCGACGAAGGTCGACCGTTCGGCGGCCTATATCACGCGCTATCTCGCCAAGAATATCGTCGCCGCGGGCCTTGCGCGCCGCTGCACGATCCAGCTGAGCTACGCGATCGGCGTCGCCGAGCCGCTGTCGATCTATGTCGACCTGCACGGCACCGGCACCGTCGATGAAGGCAAGATCGAGGCGGTCATTCCGCAGCTCGTGCGCCTGACGCCAAAAGGCATCCGCACCCACCTCGGCCTCAACAAGCCGATCTACAAGCAGACCGCGGCGTACGGCCATTTCGGCCGCACCTCGGAAGGCGACAGCTTTCCGTGGGAACGCACCGACCTCGTCGACAAGCTCAAGGCTGCGCTCGCCGATTAA